Genomic segment of Drosophila takahashii strain IR98-3 E-12201 chromosome X, DtakHiC1v2, whole genome shotgun sequence:
TCTTAAAAGCGAATTCTTTTTGATAGATGATAGTAAAAGCTaggataataatataaaatattaaaatcagcTTATTTACAAAGATTTTTAATGTAAATGTtattatgatatttttttttgagatttaAAACCAATCTTTAAAGCGAATTCTTCTCAATAGGAGAtggtaaataatataaaatattaaaatcaccTTATTTATACAGATTTGTAAGGTTAATCCttctatgatattttttaaaaattttttttaatttataaattaagctCAATTGCAAATGTAGTTTCCTGTGCAAAGTTGACTTCACAATTTGTGCTTTTCTCGTCACCCAAAAACCACAATTCCTTCGAAAATGAAACCCTAACCACGCAATTGTACAAACTCTCGATCTCAACCACAATCTGTTGCTCCATTATCCGTCACTCATTGCATCGCTATGCTacgaaaaatcaaatcaaatcgaatcgaaGAGAATATCGCTGGGGATGCTGCGCAGTGATCTGATGCTGGAGTCCGGCTGTCCGGAGTTGTCGCCACGGGCGCTGGAGGATCGGAAGGATGGCGGCCaggatgctgctgctgtgggtAAAGGAGCcggaactgctgctgctgctggcacgggcagaaaggaaaaggaggagcaaaaggaagaggaggagCAGAAGGAGCACAGGGAGACCCAGCTGAGCCGGGCCACCAAAGAGCGGGAACGACGGGCGACGAGCACTCAGTCCGCTTACTGCTGCTGGAAACAAGTCGAGATCAATACGATAGCTTCGGGCTTTGGCCATTTGGGACCAGCAAGTAAAACCATACAAAGGTGATGTCAGTTCACCCAGTCAAATCATCAAATGCAACCACCATCATCAGCAACACTCCTTGAAAACCCAGTCCCCCAATGACCCAATGATCATCCCATCGCATATCTGCATTCCAGCATCGCTTGCATCCTCCGCCTAACCACACAAAATCAACACACTAACACTAGAAACCAGAAATCGAAAGCTAAAGCTATATAGTTTGTGCCTAGATCATTCGGTACTATATTATATTCAATTCAATTGGAATCAAACTTtgttaaactttaaacttaaacttaattaaagaGTCCACCTAATCgtattaaaacttaaagtaaaacttataaaattcgaaatccaacttgatatatatattagtAACGATGTGTGTGCTTTTGTGTGTGATTTGCTTTGTAAAGTCCTTTGTTCTTTAGTTCAAGTTGATTTTGTTCCTCCGCTGTTTCCTTAGACACAAGTATTCATGTACATTTAAATATGGCTACATATGCTTGAaggcctcttttttttttgcttggtTGAGTCCTTGAGATTGTTGCGTAGATTTTTGatttgctgccgctgcctgtCGCCTGTTGCCTCCTGCCAGCTCTCTCTGATCTGCTCCTGCCTTCTGACTCCTGCATCCTGCATCCTGCCACCTGCTCCTCCCGATCTGTAGCAACTGTAGCAGCTAACCCGCTTATTAATCTTCAATTTCCCCAGTGACTGTCCGCTCTGCTGTCCCTTGCCTTTCCAGCTTATCGTTATGTCCCTTCTAATATGACTAgaacttgaaaaatatcgacagcttactatttctcgatatttaaaAGGAGTTTTCCCttgaaaaaatcgatattatcgTATCAATTATgggaaaatatcgaaaatatcgataatttgcAAGCTTTATAACAAACGCAAAAGGGGAGAGGGTCCAAAGTATTCCTAAAGAAAGCAAAACTAGGTAGTAAACGATTGTAATTTATCagttatatctttttttccatatcaGTGGTTATCCTAATGATATAGtggaaatatcgaaaatatcgataattttcaagctccaaaatattccaaaagaaagcaaaactAGCTAGTAAACGATTGTAATTTATTagttatatcttttttttccatatcagTGGTTATCCTAATGATAAATTTCACAACTTTTGAACTGCGTTTATCAAACATCTAGAAATTTCTGGAAATGCCGGCCCTGAAATGTTCTAATcaatcaaaatgaaattaaagccATTTCACgatatatatgcatatttttagaaaaagccTTATAAATATAGTTTCTTCTTTCACTTTAAAGTCTAAACTCATAGTCTCAAGGCCAGAATTTCGACGATTACTTGCGATACATTGTAGAccttatgtatatatagagGCCCCACATGGAGAGCCCCCAACTGAACCACAGATAGGGTTACAGATAGGTATAAATGAGGCCCAACTGATATAGATACGCCGggtaattgtttatttaaagtgTAGGCAAGCGATAAGAGTGCATTTTTTGGGTGCAAACTATGGATAGTCGTCTTTAACTACAATTTTCAGCTAGTCATGGAGTTAGAGCCCCTACAAAAACCGAGCTTATCTATAGTCTATGAAATGTTAGAGGGCAAAAACACCTGTTTGTGGGGTTTTGTTTTGACTATTTGTCTGTTTATTTAATTGCCAGCGGCGGTGACGTAAACATAATTGAAACAGATTAGATGAGAacatgtttattaaatagtaaaAGTAACAGCTGTAAAACTCGTTTCTGCTACGCAATGCTTAGTTACAGTTTTTTATGAAATGGGAATGGTATAATGACTAATTGGCCAAAGCTGAATCATATTCAAGTTCGAGTTGAACGAAAAAAcatgatttattaaatatatatatatgtacagaAGAACCACTTGGAAAGCAGGGCGATTAGCACTTTACAATCTAATACTTTAGGCACTTGGGTTTGAAATTGAAAGATaagtttacatatattttgtatggaaaatgtataaaaatagttttgggGGCAAGAGCACCGTTTCACTTTACCATCCTGCACCATTTCTCGCTTCTCCCTCTCtaaaatatgatatgatatgatatctACACTCACATCCCACTCATCCTGTAAACTTAAGACTTTTGGACGAGGATCACACCATACTCCTTagatatatatgatataaaatattaaatttaatcgcTTTACCGGCTAAGTAGTAGTACTTTAAGGGACCTAAGGCACCAcctaatgtatatatattgtataatGATCATAATTGCAGGCATATAGCATCGGTCTGTTGCGATCCGACTATATGGCACACGTGTCCGAGGGCTGTGCGATAAAGCAGGTCGAGATCAACACGGTGGCCTCCAGTTTCGCTGGCATTGCCACCCAATTGGTGCCGCAGCAGAAGTATTAAGCGCTcttctctctatctctctatCTATCTACTTGTAACTCCAAaatgcacaaacacacacctgaaaacaaaaagaattaaacacACCTGTCTTCCCCAAGCACCCACCTCCCACTTACGCACGCATTGATCACTAATCATCGATAACCGATaactgatcactgatcacaACTGATCCCACATCGCTTGTTGTCTCTGTTTTGCATGCGGTTTAATTGGCTCTAGCTTTATCCGTCTCTTTCCAAACGCTGTAGTAGCCTAACATTAATCACATTTACTTTCTAAACCCCTCCCCACATTCACCGATTTCCCTAACCCCTTGTTGCGGTTTTCTGGTCTCAGTAATTAACCCCCATCTGACCCCCAaacatttgttgttgtttgttgctgttgttggtcATCCCAGTGATTACGGAACTCTGCTAATCCATCTCTTTCCGATCCGGCACTCCCCGTCTCTTTCCTCCGCGCAGATTTGTACTCAGCGAACTGGGACATGCGGATAAGTTGCACAATGTGAGTATTATAGATCTAAAATTACATCTAAAATTACTTTCAAAATGtctaaaataaagaattttgtCATGCATTTAATATGTACATtgtagatatttatttattgtagaTATATTTAGGAAATTCTTCAACCCTTAGATTTAAATTTCAGTAATAAAGATCagaaaaactatattttatgTATAAGTGTACCTTTGAACTTTAGAGGTTCTTAAAAAAGGGTTCAAAAGGAAGTTTTCCGTAATAAAGATCTGAAAATCATATAAGATATTTGAGTacttttaaaactttagaggtacttaaaaagtaggaagttttttttatataaaaatccattTTGAAAAGTTAATAACTTCCAAATGTTGAAATGTTTTATTGAAATGTTGTATTTTATGCATTCAAAAAATACTTCTTAAAATcagtattaaataataatgctTGTTAAATATATCTACGCTCCAGATGCCCAATAATAATGCCCTGGCCGGACTTTGCGATGGGATGGTCAAGGCGTGGGACATCTACGCCAAGCCGAAGGCTGTGATCCTGTTCATCATCGAGGATGTGTCGTATAACATCTGCGACCAGCGCTTCCACGAGTTCTACATTCGGGAGACCTATCCGCACATCAAGGTGCTGCGTCGCACCCTCACCGAGGTCCATCGGGAGGGCAAACTGGGCCAGGCCAAGGAGCTCCTGCTGTAGGTGGATCTTGCATTGCTACCCACAAAGCCCTAATAACTTTTTTCATCATTTAATTTCAGGGGATCCCAGGAGGTGGCCGTCATCTATTTCCGGGCTGGCTACGAACCCGGTCACTATCACTCGCAGTCGGAGTGGGATGCCCGCTATCTGATGGAGACCTCGCTGGCCATCAAGTGCCCCTCCATCCACTACCATCTGGCCGGAACCAAGAAGGTTCAGCAGGCCCTCGCGCAGCCGGCTGTCTTGGAGCGCTTCATCAACGATCCCGAGGAGATCAAGGCGGTGGGCAAGATCTTTACGGGCCTCTATTCGCTGGACGACAACGAGGCGGGCAATGCCACCTACGAGATGGCGCTGCGCACTCCGGAGAGATTCGTTCTGAAGCCCCAGCGCGAGGGTGGTGGCAATAATGTTTATGGCGTGGATATACCCGATGCCCTAAaggtaattattatatttta
This window contains:
- the Gss2 gene encoding glutathione synthetase isoform X1, with product MSSDATTPVLRNCIRLPLPEDELLEVTAKAKDYAIMHGAAMRSKTAFSQDSLNFAPFVLVPSSFPRKEFEKAVALQPIINRLMHNVAHDEEFITTTLAETIKVDEFTANLFNIYRKVLAHGFTQRISLGMLRSDLMLESGCPELSPRALEDRKDGGQDAAAVGKGAGTAAAAGTGRKEKEEQKEEEEQKEHRETQLSRATKERERRATSTQSAYCCWKQVEINTIASGFGHLGPASKTIQRFVLSELGHADKLHNMPNNNALAGLCDGMVKAWDIYAKPKAVILFIIEDVSYNICDQRFHEFYIRETYPHIKVLRRTLTEVHREGKLGQAKELLLGSQEVAVIYFRAGYEPGHYHSQSEWDARYLMETSLAIKCPSIHYHLAGTKKVQQALAQPAVLERFINDPEEIKAVGKIFTGLYSLDDNEAGNATYEMALRTPERFVLKPQREGGGNNVYGVDIPDALKRMSRVERSAWILMDLIHPPLTKGYMVRPGGDMPPQIVDMVSELGIFGVVIGDAEHIVHNYQAGHMLRTKLSTANEGGVAAGLGALDSPYLIDSDDDEDLDQI
- the Gss2 gene encoding glutathione synthetase isoform X2, with product MSSDATTPVLRNCIRLPLPEDELLEVTAKAKDYAIMHGAAMRSKTAFSQDSLNFAPFVLVPSSFPRKEFEKAVALQPIINRLMHNVAHDEEFITTTLAETIKVDEFTANLFNIYRKVLAHGFTQAYSIGLLRSDYMAHVSEGCAIKQVEINTVASSFAGIATQLVPQQKFVLSELGHADKLHNMPNNNALAGLCDGMVKAWDIYAKPKAVILFIIEDVSYNICDQRFHEFYIRETYPHIKVLRRTLTEVHREGKLGQAKELLLGSQEVAVIYFRAGYEPGHYHSQSEWDARYLMETSLAIKCPSIHYHLAGTKKVQQALAQPAVLERFINDPEEIKAVGKIFTGLYSLDDNEAGNATYEMALRTPERFVLKPQREGGGNNVYGVDIPDALKRMSRVERSAWILMDLIHPPLTKGYMVRPGGDMPPQIVDMVSELGIFGVVIGDAEHIVHNYQAGHMLRTKLSTANEGGVAAGLGALDSPYLIDSDDDEDLDQI